In the Entelurus aequoreus isolate RoL-2023_Sb linkage group LG16, RoL_Eaeq_v1.1, whole genome shotgun sequence genome, tttagagctatataaataatgtttgattgattgattgatattgaacaAAAGCTGTGAATACGTATGTCCATGTGATTTTTCACTTTTTCATGTTTAATTaaacataagggacaagcggtagaaaatggatgggatggatgtgtAATTCTgtttaaatataataatttatgGGGTATTGGCTGTAGAAAATTTGATACGGTTGTAACATAAGTGCTGtggatactttccggatgcactgtacactCGCTGTTGCTGGTGTTTTTATATCATTTTTATATTCTTTGAAACGTGTAGCCCCCTGCAAACTGCACCTTTAAGTAGAATGTATGTTTTATGCTTTAGCTAAGCATGCTGTGTTTCTCGACCTCATTTGCTTCAAAATCCGACCCCTGGTGAccaacaaatgttaaaaaaaaacagtgctaaCTTTACAAATCAAAGAAGGATAGAAGATGAGGgaaagaaaaagagagagagaggggaaaAACATGAATGCAAATTAAAGGTCTAGGTGCTCAAACATCTAAGATTGGACGTTGAGGTCTTCACAGCAACCATTTACCTTTGCTTCTTATAGAGCTAGTCAGGGGGTTCAAATCCCCGGGCCTTTATTTCCTCATGTGCCCCTGAATATTCAAAGATAATAAAGATATCAACGTGTAGCTCTGGTCTCCAAGCAGGAGACCACATGATGTTACAGGGCAAAAAGAAATGATCTTCCTTCAAAAACACAACAGCATCAAATCTAAGGAAGAACCCGTCTTTAAAAGCCCTTAATATTTCCCTCAAGGGAGGGGGGGGGCATGCCATATTAGTCAGGATACAAAACCGAGATTAAACATGAATGGCAATAACAACATACAATGTTTTAGGGGAAACAACTCAAGCCCAAATATGATGATAGcgtgcaaaaaatacaaaatcactGCTACAAATCAAAACTACGGCCACTGTGTACGTTCTGTACATTTTTTTCTAGCTGCTCAATGCTGGGCCCATACTCACCTGGTCATAGCCGTAAGGGCGCTGCTGTTGGCCCTGAGGGGGTCCTGGCTGAGGGGGGCGATAGCCACCGTACTGCTGGCCCTGCCCCTGGGGGTAATTAGGGTACTGTCCTGGGGCATTCTGGGAGGGACCTATGACACAGATTCATGTCTCTGTTAAAATAATGTATAGTgtacagcagtgtttcttaaccatagggccagggcccCAAAAAAATCTGTTTCTGAGCTGTGGTCCGTACGGGTCGCAGCGTTACTCAGTTGTATTACACTTTTACACCAttatggcagtaatgacaatttcaaacgaacagaagaagtctggagctaaagtcgtaAAGAAGttacttaagcgcaaaaattatgacaaaagtggtgaagctgtattttcatttgcacttacatttttttgatagtttatttatttattttagcactgcataattaTATGTAAATTAAATAATTGAAATtcctttttttacgttttttttattagtatttttttgtaatcagcctgaccttaaCTTTGATAatgatctttgtgattaacacatggtttcatatcatttatttatttatttgtatttataaaaataaaaaaatcatatcatttaaaaaggttgtaaactgtaagtaggtcagatataattattgaatacaattaaaataaaacgtaaggttactaattcagtgttaatattagagtgaatggaaaagttgggccccaaggtaaaaaaaagttaagaacccctggtgtACTGTATACTTGGGTTGTACAAATAGTCAAAGATtcgcgaatgcagctgagataggctccagcaccccccgcgaccctaaaagggacaagcagtagaaaatggatggatggatggatgattcgaATATCAATTCTCCAGTCGAATTGTGTGATATCAGACCTTAGTGGGAGGGAGGCCGCGTACagaacattcatattttgttgtccagtcgttgttaaagGTCAGAttttcacaatttattttgatttgtgtcagggttgaatgagtagtcgtctcctcaccccactgctgcttcattgtgacacatatgcctcgctgttgccccctgtggggtggcgggagtactgcatacatgagccaGCCTCGTTTCAATGGTTTTATCAAGCATTTTTGGGCAATGTTCGTCGGGCCGAATGAAAAGCtttggccgccagttgaatacgACTGCTGTAGACAAATAGTTTTGAAAGAGTAAGAAATAAATCTTAGTTTTGGTTGTCACTGTCACTACTTGATCGGTACCGGAAGACACGATTGGTCCACAAATGCGCGAAGACTACATCACAatacagtcatggccaaaaatattggcaccactgcatttctgtcagataatgcaccacttctcccataaaattgttgaaattacaaatgctttggtattcacatatttatttattttgtttgcattgggacaacacaaaaaaacaaacaaaaaaaagccaaatttgatattattttacacagaactccaaaaatAGACTGGATAAATtatcttacacatctgtgaaggcaccattaatgctgaaaggtacatacagatattggagcaaaatatgttgccatccaagcaacgtctttttaatggacgccactgcttatttcagcaagacaatgccaagccacattctgcacgtgttacaacagcgtggcttcgtagtaaaagagtgcgggtactagactgcctgtagtctagacctgtctcccattgaaaatgtgtggcgcaatatgaagcctaaaatactataatggagaccccggactgttgaacaagttAAGCTGTACATctaacaagaatgggaaagaattccacctgaaaagcttaaaaaattggtctcctcagttcccaaacgtttactgagtgttgttaaaagaaaaagccatgtaacacagtggcaaaaatgcccctgtgccaacttttttgcaatgtattgctgtcattaaattctaagttaatgattacttgcattaaaaaaattaagtttcttagtttgaacattaaataccgtatcttgtctttgcagtctattcaattgaatataagttgaaaaggatttccaaatcattgtattctgtttttatttaccatttacacaacatgccaacttcactggttttgggttttgtataagaaAACTACTTTGATGGTTGTAGAGAGAAGGAGATTCGCCGATGCCAGACAACTTCATGTTTTGTGCTTTACAAGTTCAAGTGCAAAAAGAGGTTAACCACTGTATGATaaaaccaacttcactggtttcgggttttgtactACGAACACACTGCACTTCTTGCTTACAGCGTTCCACACCCCCCACCTAATCGGCCCCTCGTTGCGCAGAGGATTCTGAGAGATGTAGTTCATTTTCAGACCCAGCCAACGATAAAGCACCCCTGACTGGCTACCAAGAAAAGTTAATAGATGACAAACAAAGGTCGATAGATACCCTAAGTCGGACTCATTTGATATGAGTGATTCAGATTGAGCCCCCACATTAGTTCCTTTATAAAGGCAGACATCATGGAGGTTGTGTTGGTCTTTCCTAGAAAAGCAGGCTTCAGAAAAAAGGAggatgcaagttaaaaaaaaaaactaaacttatCATCCCAAGTCGAGCATAACTATCCGAAGCTGTGTAGGACTGAGTAAAGCCTTACTGGGGCTCAAGTCAAACGAAGCCCACGCAGGATCATTAGACGCTTGTCTTAATGCTGTTGCGCATAACCTTGTGGGGGCTTGCAAAAGATGAgcctgaggtgtgtgtgtgtgtgttttgcctCGATGCAAGCTCATTACTAACATGAGCTTTGGCCCAGACTCAGGTTGAGGGATGTAAACTTACAGAGGAGAGTGGGATGAGGGAGCGAAAGACTTGCTACTTTTGTTGAACAAAAAGcaacctctctctctctttaaaaTTCTAGCTCCACCTCATTAAAAGTGTGGCTCATTCTATAAGCCCATCTTCCAAACTTGTCTTCATATTAACTTTCTGCTAAACCCCGCAGTGACTGTCGTGGCGTGACGTAAATAAATGTAACTAAGAAAGTGTATATGCGCCAATTAATACTTCTATAACTAACGCAAATAACTGCCCGTGTATCTAATTAGAGGCAGGTCAGGAAGTATTGGCATAaatagctgtggctgtaggcaaactTCTGATGAAGTTTTCAAATCtaatccacaagatggcagtggcTGTATTTGAAGTATCATGATTGGCCAGCATCTAGCAGCTTTATCTACCTTTGCATTGCGTTAAAATGTTGGTTGTGCTACTCAGCTGTGGTATGAAACTCATGTGTGTTACACTTGCCATACTGGTGTTTATAATGAACTCATCAGCTCTATTAacactattacaacattggttttgtcgctgctgtgttgtgcaatataCTTGTTAATAAATAACCATGTGATCAAGACAGTCATGTTCTTCTTATGACTTTCTGAATGCATTTAAATCCTTACTTATGTTAAAAAGGACCTATATTTGGTGAGAATTCACTTAATTCACTACACACTAAataatatccaatacatatttagACCAGAGGCCCCCAACATTTTTTGCACCagagaccggtttaatgtagacaTTATTTTCACAGACCACCCTTCTACGCGTggcagatatatacagtataagtgaGTGCATAAAAAATTACAACTCACCTTAACACCGAAGTAGTGGGAGCCCTGGCTGTTGTaaaaaagctctccatagacttttgttttttacttATTGTCATTAACATGTGGGCTTATTTTTTGTCTAACGTATCTGACGCATCATACACGATACATCATCGTCGAGGACAAGAGCATAGATATATAATAAAATTAGATCTACTTGCCATTATCGCCAATGGATTTCTATGGCTTTTCATTTCTCTTAATTTCTATTTCTATTGTAacagttatgtattcatattttgtgcaatatttcattcataggtttgattgattgacacttttattagtaggttgcacagtgaagtacatattccgtaaaattgaccactaaatggtaacaccgaatacgtttttcaacttgtttaagtcggggtccacttaaattgattcatgatacagatatatactatcagatatatactatcatcataatacagtcatcacacaagataattatcagggtatatacattgaattatttagaatccggggtgtggaggggggtttaggtttggttgttatcatcagtcatcaacaattgagaactgagaaatggatattgaaacagtgtatagtctgacttggtaggatatgtacagcaagtagtggacagagagagagagagacagagagagagacagagagacagagagagagagagagagagagagagagagagagagagagagagagagagagatcagaaggcataagaaaaagtatttacatttgattatttacatttgattattaacaatccggggagggtgttagtttagggttgaagttgcctggaagtgtacttttattgcggttttgaagggggatagagatgccctttcttttatacctgttgggagcgcattccacattgatttggcatagaaagagaatgagttaagacctttgttagatcggaatctgggtttaacatggttagtggagctccccctggtgttgtggttatggcgatcatttacgttaaggaagtagtttgacatgtactttggtatcacttatgtatgtttttttggtGCCATGTTCCATGCGTAAACATCTGTTAATGCTAACTGTCAATAGGGCTTTGTGCAATAATACTAGCACTTTTAACCTACTAGGCCACGGGAGATGTGCATTTTATTCCTTCAGCACacttattatatgcaacaatttagcacactTGCACTTGAGTACTCGGTTTTTAGAAAGGCCGTGTCAGCAATTtgaaggttccaggtttgatccccgcttctgcccttctagtcactgctgttgtgtccttgggtaagacactttacctacctgctcccagtAGCACCCACACTGGCCTAAATGTAGCTTAAATAGGTAAAGAATGAGTTTCACTATGTATAGCGCCATGAGTCTCTAGAAAAAAGGGctcaataaatataattcacttcactgcatATAGCAGTTCTCCATCTGACTTTAACTACTTttgtgactttattcttgatCTGCCCTGCGCTGAGGTCATAGAGCAACCTAATGTTTTATATGGGtctccattttattttatttttaatattatatcACAGTCTGTgtatgtttttgtactgtttatgtgtgatgttgttgttgtctaaGTTAACTTTATAAGGACCTTGTTGTATATACCATCAACTGCATGGGAATTAGTCTttgactacaatctggcacattaacatctTATAtgtcaggggtgctcattacgtcgatcgcgagctaccggtcgatcacggagggtgtgtcagtcgatcgccagccaggtattaaaaaaatagtcctaaaaatgagcgatcataaatcttcactatgacgtcactttcgtcacttgattgacattcacggcacccgagggtcttctgagatgacgctggctgctgccagctcattattaagaaaaaattaccgacaggaaggcgagaaacactttttatttcaacagactctggcgccgtacctgtcgtcaaaactccaaagaccgactgcacagttgcacaataaaagcgctgcttcatcctgcctgcgctaacaaaataagagtctcagaaagctgacgtgcacaagctagcaagctacagagtttgccgccaatgtatttcttgtaaagtgtatacaaaggagtacggaagctggacaaataagatgccaaaaaccaaccactttcatgtggtattggacagaaaggaggactttttttctcctctatttgaaaatgcggacgttatcagcaccactgtctgattcctatcaattcaagtcatcagaatcaggtaatacaccaacttatattcttgtcttcatgaaagaaaggaatatatatgtgttaaacatgcttgcattatctttaaacacctttatcttgttaacaatattaactatatgtgttaaacatgcttgtattatctttaaacacctttaacttgttaacaatgttaactatatatgttaaacatgcttgcattatctttaaacacctttaacttgttaacaatattaactatatgtgttaaacatgcttgtattatctttaaacacctttaacttgttaacattaactatatatgttaaacatgcttgtattatgtttaaacacctttaacttattaacaatattaactatatgtgttaaacatgcttgcattatctttaaacacatttaacttgttaacattaactatatatgttaaacatgcttgtattatctttaaacacctttaacttattaacaatattaactatatgtgttaaacatgcttgtattatcattaaacacctttaacttgttaacaatattaactatgtgttaaacatgcttgcattatctttaaacacctttaatttattaacaatattaactatgtgtattaaacattcttgcattaacattaaacacctttaacttgttaacaaaaaaatatatttcataaataagtaaatataaattatatatatgaatgaggtagatccccgcgacttgatcaattgaaaagtagctcgcctgcagaaaaagtgtgagcacccctgttaTATGTGTATTAATGTGCATTGCCCAATGTAACAAAGATATAACACAAAGCAAATACAGACTTCGTATCAGGAGTTGTATCATATCGTACATctattattggtgtgtctagtgcacatgTGTCAAATTTAAGGCCCAGGAGCCACATCTGGCCCAAACCATTATTCTCTGTGGCCCGCGATTGCCTGGAAAGAATGTGCATCAACtttattttatctttattgaTTAATGTAtctacattttgacagaaaaaaagcaTGAAGGCATGCAAATGCAGctcttaactcaatattatttgaTGCAACGAgctacagtaggaaagggatttatatggccccatttctgggtggatctcgcatgagaggaagaggaggCGTTAATCATTTTGCTATGCAGTCTGCTGTAAATGAGGGAAAGCTCcattctacatagcaactgacgctgtggtcaaaattggaatggcggctaaagtggatagtgcactcctccaatttgtcacgtttcatgtgtcaggtaaaccaaatAGTGCCTCCTGAATCCCGTTCCTACTGTATTTCTTGCCTTTGTGTCATTCAAACCCTTTGTCTTATGAAAATTGTACACTAGCTGAAATTAAGTTGTCACTTTGACTTTTGATTCCAAAGCAGGTTTTCCATTAGTTTGTTGGTAAACAacgataaaaaaaatttaaaaaaggaagctGTGTAATATTATCATGAAGCGGCCCTCCAAGAGCTTTGGTATCTGCGATGTGGCCCACGATGAAAGTAAGTTGGAGAAAAAATGGTCAtttgtaaatgtattatttctgtgCGGCAACAAATACGTCACGGACCAGtcggggaccactgttttagaccACGAGGAACTTTCAGAAATGTCAGTATGTATACAACTGCAAACTCACCGTAGCCCTGCTGCTGTGGTGGGTAGCCCTGCTGACCCGGGTACTGCTGCTGAGGAGGGTAGCCCTGTTGCTGTGGAGGACCTTGCTGATAGGCCTCTTGCTGTTGGCCATATTGGGTGTTACCTTAAGAAGGGCAACATCATACAATGTGAGCAGAGTTTTTACGCAGATCAAATGCAATGAATGGTAAAAACTTTCAGAAAAAGTAATTGTGGAGTATCATGTCAACATTATTTTACATTATGCAATGTTTGAAGTAACATTTTGTTATACAAACCACTCTATAACAAAACTCATGTAAACTACTCACCCTTTGATTAATCGATCAAGAATATTTACCTGAATGCCCATCCCTATTATATAAATACCAAGTTCATGTTAGTAAGAAAGTGTTCCTTTTACTGGAAGAAATTGTTCATGTTTGAAAAGTCATGGAAAAGGAATGTTGTTAGCAGAGTGGGGAAACAAGCAAAGCAAATGTTAATTGAATAAAGAAAGTAAAGGGGTTGAGTCTGTATTCATGTTGTGTACAAGCGAGCGTTGCAGGGAACTATATTACCATCTGATTAAGACCACAGATATTTGAGGAATGAACATAAAAGCTTTAATATCCTCTATTCCTAAGTACCCAGAAAATAATGAAGGAACTGAAGTGTGTATGACGGGGGATTTATCAGTCTCTTTGCATCATGTTGTGTGTTAACACAACTCCTGGGCTGATCTCCTACCTTCTGAGGCGCCCTGTGCTGCGTGACTGTACTGGTCCCCATAGTAGTCTTCCTGCCCTGGGTACTGCTGTGGGGGtcctacatacacatatacacaaacaacATACACACAAGTAGATTCAAGGTGTTGTTGGATGTGTGAGGATAAGGATGAGGTGGGATTTGGCTTCTACACTGTTCTTTGTTTACTTATTGCATCCTGCTTCAGCAAGATGTTTGCGAGCAACCCGTGTGGAGATGGAGGGGAAAATAAGAGTAAGACATGCAGGAAAAGTGGGTTAAGGGAGTGAGGAAGAAGAGTCACAACTTTCACACTTGACAAACGCACACAGACAAGGATTGGTCACCTTGCTGAGGCGGTCTGTATGGAGGCATAGGCCTCTGACCCATGACATGATTTCCCTGGTTGACCTGGCCCATCATGCCCATTGGGTTCTGCTGCCCTTGGTAGTGCTGGCCGCCAGCGCCGGGAGGCATGTTGTACTGCTGGGAGGGAGGCTGCTGGTGCATCATGGGGCCTGAAGCGCACCAACATCAAATCAGACAGAAACCTTGAGTACATCAAAGATCACAGCAGTAGAGTACAAATGAAAGCCTGTACCTTGATTGGGCTGCATGTTCATGTTGGGCCGTGGCCCGTAGCTTCCCATGGGCTGGCCCTGCGTCATGTTCATTTGGCTCTGCGCTGGAATGCCCTGGGATGAAGGGACAGCGTGGTTGTAACCGCCCATCGAGCCATGACTGCTCGGAGGCATGTTTATAGAGCCACTGGGCATGTTTGGGGGCTGGTTAGGGCCTGGACCAGGACCTTGCATGGGCATGTGATTAGGGCCTggcacaaatacaaaaatgacaaCACAGATTATTCATGACCGCCTTTGAAAAATGGCATAAATATTTCATACAAGTTAgagattttttccataaaagtccAGTGCAGCAGcagaatatactgtacatcatacaAAATGTACACAGTGTTACAGCTGGGCGATATGGGataaaaaataatttgttttCATATCATCTGTTCTCAATTATTatcacaactttttatttttcagtaaataCAGATTTCCCAGTGCAAGATTATACTGACTACCattgcatccctactgtttactactgcagtaacACATTCCCAACACGTTTAAGTGAGGTaaaatatgctaacagctgacaatGGCCGTGTCTATGAATGTTTTCAttggtcattttgttcatatctacAGTATGATTGTATATACTAGCGGTGTAACGGTACAAGAAAAACCCACGCTATAGTCCGTACCTTAGTTAAGGCCATGGTCTTGTTTCTTTTTTGGTACATTTTATGGGGGTaaagagaacaactttttttcttctcaaagttattttggtattttacttGTCATCACAATCTctattctgcagtaaacaaagtagcagtggtgtactgaatactataagacttttatttcaagtcaacatttactaaacattacttttaaattgtaaattattatttgtatttttgattacgtgtatacatcagtgcttctcaccaggccAACGGCAAGCAGTGACCCAGAcagattgtggagtttttttTAAACCCAAATACTGCAGCTTATACGTGTTTAATGAAAACACACTAAAGTGCCGTTTGAATTTTAAGTactgtactttttatttttttttttttatccacaaattcataaaagattaaacaaaaagtgtctgcagagttttttagtacatgttatatGTGAGGTGTTGGATCAGagcaaacacattaaaaaaaaatgtttcattgaaaaatatttacatatatgaatgtatttttttccGATTAAATTAGTAGGTGTGTTTAATCTTCCAGTCGGGACGAATAGCATACACAAAGACATTCTGTGCctgcctgcaagtccgcattcagggcaggattaaGAGTGAGCAGCAGCACTCAGTGAGAATAAAGTCTGTCACTGAAGTCGCTGCTCCTTCTCAATGTTGTTTCGACTTCTTtgctagtgttagtcatatttcCTTATTTTATTCTTCGaggctgcacttccagctgtgtaaggggtAGAGGCAAAACGCTGATTGAACATTAGTTACGTCATGACGAGCCTGACTTTTGCGACGGAGGATAGGGCGGGTgcgcacacacgtacacaaacatTCATTTAAATACACAAAATCGTACACaaacattcacagacacacacagtacTACGGTCAGTAAAGGCAGATTGTTCAGTGCAGAATTTTACCGAGCATCATTGCTTCtatactgtttactactgcagtaacttctaacagacatttccgccatctATGATCGTGGTAATATATGCCaacagctgatcaccgtgatcgaACTGAAATTAATCACAATCATCGATCAGCCCTACATAGTGCATCTGGTAAATGTCCTCTAACGAGTATGTCGAAAAGCAAACATTCCTCAATCTACATGCAAAGACTTTATGGTGTTCATCCTGGCTTGATTATTCCTAAAGCTCAGTTGTCAGTGCCCTTAAaaaacatatgcatgtacagtaatcccttgtttatcgttgttaattggttccagacatgaTCGCATAAAATTAATTTCCGTGAAGTGGGAATCATAAACCAAATATTTTACAGTTAGagcataaaaaaaaatctgttcacCACCTTCAAAATACGTTATTCATTGAAGCGCCTCATTCATGATTATATTTTAAACAATGGGTGCGATAAGATTAAAATGGGACATGTCTGAGCAGGCTAAATTGTCAATCATCGACACTAAGACTCGACAGAAATGCACTTAAACACACTGGATCGTTTCCCCCAGCAGCAAGGCACCACTGCGAGCAGCCCAGAGATAAAACGAAATAGCCGAATCATTAATAAACTTTACATATGCGATATCAGATACAAACGACCCCACGACAAAATTATCAtgcttacttttttttgttgtttcaatttttcattttagttttttttgtgtggaaACAATTTCAATAGATATAAACtcatatgtataaaatacttcAAAGTGCACCTGCATTGTTTTGTGACCCAGCAAGGGTTGTGCAATATAGACGATATAAACGCATAAACTTGGCCAACAACAGAGCTTTTAAAACTATCATTATAATGTGATTatgcaaatttgacagcaacaagctAACAAATGCGTCCTTAATGCACTGTAGCATTCTTGTTAGCAGCTACAGTCCCTAAAAAGTGCTAAGCTACTTCTAAGCTacaaatccttgcctccatggcagcaaataaactatgttttttaCTAGTAttgtcactggaggacgaggaatagctaaatatgctatACTACATACCACAGGGGGTATATAAATAACTGTGGAACACAAGctggagctcttgaatgtaaacaaatgtgggcggatcgatacaaatatcgacagtaacaataACAAGTATAGTATCAGAACATGGTTAATACAACAGTGCTTAGGTCAATATTTTTAccatcaaaaaatattttgtcatttatgttACTGTTTACAAACTGGACACAAGAAAGCTTTAAGGGCAAAATGCAAaatatttaaatcagagccaatcgtaggaaataatttaaatatttaccgtattttccgcactataaggcgcaccggattataaggcgcaccttcaatgaatggcctattttaaaactttgttcatatataattggcgttgaggggatctggtttggtggctgcaggattaggtctctgctttttgcagatgatgtggtcctgatggcttcatctggccaggatctgcagctctcactggattggttcgcagctgagtgtgaagcgactgggatgagaatcagcacctccaagtccaagtccatggttctcgcccgtaaagggtggagtgccatctccgggttgcggaggataccctgccccaagtggaggagttcaagtacctcggagtcttgttcacgagtgaaggaagagtggattgtgagatcgacaggcggatcggtgcggcgtcttcagtaatgcggacgctgtatcgatccgttgtggtgaagaaggagctgagccggaaggcaaagctctcaatttaccggtcgatctacgttcccatcctcacctatggtcatgaactttgggttatgaccgaaaggacaagatcacgggtacaagcggccgaaatgagtttcctccgccgggtggcggggctctcccttagagatagggtgaggagctctgccatccggggggagctcaaagtaaagccgctgcttctccacatcgagaggagccagatgaggtggtt is a window encoding:
- the ss18 gene encoding protein SSXT isoform X2; this translates as MSVAFAPHRQRGKGDITPAGIQKLLDENNHLIQSIMDFQSKGKTTECSQYQQILHRNLVYLATIADSNQNMQSLLPAPPTQNMPMGPGGMNQSGPPTQPSHGHSMPSEGMVNCGPPAAHMQNQMNGQMPGPNHMPMQGPGPGPNQPPNMPSGSINMPPSSHGSMGGYNHAVPSSQGIPAQSQMNMTQGQPMGSYGPRPNMNMQPNQGPMMHQQPPSQQYNMPPGAGGQHYQGQQNPMGMMGQVNQGNHVMGQRPMPPYRPPQQGPPQQYPGQEDYYGDQYSHAAQGASEGNTQYGQQQEAYQQGPPQQQGYPPQQQYPGQQGYPPQQQGYGPSQNAPGQYPNYPQGQGQQYGGYRPPQPGPPQGQQQRPYGYDQGHMRK
- the ss18 gene encoding protein SSXT isoform X3 encodes the protein MSVAFAPHRQRGKGDITPAGIQKLLDENNHLIQSIMDFQSKGKTTECSQYQQILHRNLVYLATIADSNQNMQSLLPAPPTQNMPMGPGGMNQSGPPTQPSHGHSMPSEGMVNCGPPAAHMQNQMNGQMPGPNHMPMQGPGPGPNQPPNMPSGSINMPPSSHGSMGGYNHAVPSSQGIPAQSQMNMTQGQPMGSYGPRPNMNMQPNQGPMMHQQPPSQQYNMPPGAGGQHYQGQQNPMGMMGQVNQGNHVMGQRPMPPYRPPQQGNTQYGQQQEAYQQGPPQQQGYPPQQQYPGQQGYPPQQQGYGPSQNAPGQYPNYPQGQGQQYGGYRPPQPGPPQGQQQRPYGYDQGQYGNYQQ
- the ss18 gene encoding protein SSXT isoform X1, which translates into the protein MSVAFAPHRQRGKGDITPAGIQKLLDENNHLIQSIMDFQSKGKTTECSQYQQILHRNLVYLATIADSNQNMQSLLPAPPTQNMPMGPGGMNQSGPPTQPSHGHSMPSEGMVNCGPPAAHMQNQMNGQMPGPNHMPMQGPGPGPNQPPNMPSGSINMPPSSHGSMGGYNHAVPSSQGIPAQSQMNMTQGQPMGSYGPRPNMNMQPNQGPMMHQQPPSQQYNMPPGAGGQHYQGQQNPMGMMGQVNQGNHVMGQRPMPPYRPPQQGPPQQYPGQEDYYGDQYSHAAQGASEGNTQYGQQQEAYQQGPPQQQGYPPQQQYPGQQGYPPQQQGYGPSQNAPGQYPNYPQGQGQQYGGYRPPQPGPPQGQQQRPYGYDQGQYGNYQQ